A window of Pullulanibacillus sp. KACC 23026 genomic DNA:
TCAGACCAGCGTACGATATCAATTTTCTCACCCTTTAATTCATCGACAATCGCCTGAACCCGTGTTCCTTTTTGTCCGACACAGGACCCAACCGGATCGACTTCAGGATCTTCGGCATAAACGGCAATTTTGGAACGCTCGCCTGCTTCTCTAGAAATGGACTTAATCTCTACCGTTCCGTCATAAATTTCAGGAACCTCTAATTCAAAAAGACGTTTTAAAAGACCAGGATGAGTTCGAGAAACCATAACAGATGGGCCCTTAGAAGTGTTTTCAACCTTCGTAATATATACTTTAATTCTATCATGTGTGTGATACGTTTCATTCGGCATTTGTTCGGTTGTTGGAAGCAAGGCTTCGACCCGGCCTAAGTCCACATAAATAAAACGGTGATCTTGGCGCTGAACAATCCCCGTCATGATATCTTCTTCACGATCAATAAATTCATTATAAATGACACCACGCTCGGCTTCTCTTACACGTTGGGTCACCACTTGCTTAGCGGTTTGGGCTGCAATGCGGCCAAAGTTGCGAGGCGTTACTTCTTCCTCAAACACATCACCAAGCTCATATTGCGGATTGATTTTCTTTGCATCTTCAAGCGATAATTGAAGTCGAGGATCCTGAACTTCTTCGACTATCTCTTTTTGAGCCAGCACTTTAAACTGACCGGTTGTTTCATTCATATCAACACGAACATTCTGTGCTTGATTAAAATTCCGCTTATAAGCAGAAATAAGAGCTGCTTCTAGCGCTTCGATAATAATTTCCTTCTTTATACCCTTGTCTCTTTCAAGTGCCACTAAGGCTTCTAAGAGATCATTGCTCATGAGTTATCTCCCCTTTCAAATCCGGCTTGAAACCTGCTGCGGCGTGCACTATTAAAGTCACATTTTCATAGAGCCTTTTGCAAGTCAAGTCATTGCTTCCTATTCATTAAGCTGCCGCTTTAGCCGAAAAGCTCCACACTTTGTTATTTTAAAAAATAACAGCAAGGCGAGCACTCGCGATCTTTTCAAATGGAATGGTGACGTCCTTGGTTTGTGTCTTAATCCTGACCGTCACAACTAAAAAATCTTCCGCCACTTCCTTTAAAATGCCTTCAAAGACCTTTGCTTTGTCAATCATCTCGTAGGTTGTGATACGTACATTTTTACCTTTAGCCTTTTGATAATCCTGCACATTCTTAAGCGGCCGCTCAGCGCCTGGTGAAGAGACCTCCAAAAAGTATGGATCTTTAATAGGGTCGTGTTCATCTAGTGCCTCGCTTAATTGTTCACTTACCCTTGAACACATATCAAGATCGACGCCGATAGGTGAGTCAATAAAGACGCGCAAGAACATATTCTTGCCTTCTTTT
This region includes:
- the nusA gene encoding transcription termination factor NusA, whose translation is MSNDLLEALVALERDKGIKKEIIIEALEAALISAYKRNFNQAQNVRVDMNETTGQFKVLAQKEIVEEVQDPRLQLSLEDAKKINPQYELGDVFEEEVTPRNFGRIAAQTAKQVVTQRVREAERGVIYNEFIDREEDIMTGIVQRQDHRFIYVDLGRVEALLPTTEQMPNETYHTHDRIKVYITKVENTSKGPSVMVSRTHPGLLKRLFELEVPEIYDGTVEIKSISREAGERSKIAVYAEDPEVDPVGSCVGQKGTRVQAIVDELKGEKIDIVRWSEDPVEYVANSLSPSKVVDVLVNEADKATTVIVPDYQLSLAIGKRGQNARLAAKLTGWKIDIKSETEANELGLLDEAGAIQSQAQADTDRDEIYEEEAQTESRVLLDLDEE
- the rimP gene encoding ribosome maturation factor RimP, whose translation is MAGRIVELTTEICKPILDSLDLELVDVEYVKEGKNMFLRVFIDSPIGVDLDMCSRVSEQLSEALDEHDPIKDPYFLEVSSPGAERPLKNVQDYQKAKGKNVRITTYEMIDKAKVFEGILKEVAEDFLVVTVRIKTQTKDVTIPFEKIASARLAVIF